In Gammaproteobacteria bacterium (ex Lamellibrachia satsuma), a single genomic region encodes these proteins:
- a CDS encoding glycosyltransferase family 2 protein, translating into MYELSTLTTCISHKESDLGWSRRPKGVPDNPTLSITVPVYNNAASLPQLHERLVSTLRATGLEHEIIYANDGSTDNSYEVLTGLRGVEGRVKVLDLVKNYGQSAAILAAISKTNGDIIVTIDADLQNHPEDIPALVAGIRNGADFACGIRLNRRDSLLTRRGPSWLVNQLVGHALGVNLRDWGCGLNAVTSVLAMEIFAQNPPPGLPKAEVALMASRIAQIEVGHSEREHGRSEYTAWRLLCFSAGFLRSFSIRRSFSRLFTRLTTGNNLHAPGSMEEAPGTFSGAGEKAAAVLAWTVLAGAAAIVQLGALFYRSTAADNHYRIREILE; encoded by the coding sequence ATGTACGAGCTGAGTACACTTACCACCTGCATCTCTCATAAGGAATCTGACCTGGGTTGGAGCAGGCGTCCCAAGGGTGTGCCGGACAACCCGACCTTATCGATTACTGTTCCCGTTTATAACAACGCCGCTTCACTTCCCCAGTTGCATGAACGCCTGGTTTCGACCCTTCGTGCCACAGGATTGGAACACGAGATTATCTACGCCAATGACGGAAGTACTGACAACAGTTACGAAGTTCTGACTGGTTTGCGCGGCGTAGAAGGACGGGTGAAGGTCCTGGATCTAGTCAAAAATTACGGGCAAAGTGCAGCTATCCTGGCAGCCATAAGTAAAACCAACGGAGATATCATCGTCACCATTGATGCCGATCTGCAAAATCATCCGGAGGATATTCCAGCCCTGGTCGCAGGGATACGCAATGGCGCCGATTTTGCCTGTGGTATCCGCCTCAACCGGCGGGACTCCCTGCTCACCAGAAGGGGACCGTCATGGCTGGTGAATCAACTGGTCGGTCATGCATTAGGCGTCAATTTACGGGACTGGGGTTGCGGGTTGAACGCGGTAACGTCGGTCCTGGCCATGGAGATTTTCGCTCAGAATCCGCCGCCCGGGCTACCAAAAGCAGAAGTTGCCCTGATGGCTTCTCGTATTGCCCAGATAGAGGTGGGGCACAGCGAGAGAGAGCACGGGCGCTCGGAATACACTGCGTGGCGCTTGCTTTGTTTTAGCGCAGGTTTTCTGCGAAGTTTTTCAATAAGACGCAGCTTTTCCCGACTATTCACTAGGCTGACAACAGGGAACAACCTGCACGCCCCCGGTTCCATGGAGGAAGCACCTGGCACTTTTTCCGGTGCGGGTGAAAAAGCCGCTGCCGTGTTGGCCTGGACAGTCCTGGCAGGCGCAGCTGCCATCGTGCAATTGGGGGCGTTATTCTATCGTTCCACAGCTGCAGACAACCACTACAGGATTCGTGAAATCCTGGAATAA